Within Candidatus Binatia bacterium, the genomic segment GATCTCAAAGGTAAGAAAGTCGGGACCGGAGAAGCGGGAAGCAATCAAGACCGGATCACGCGCCAGACCCTCTTGCGTCTGGGTCTCGACCCCGAGCGGGACGTGACTCTCGTTTCTTTCGGCAGCAGGAGCGTCACCCGCTTGAACGCTCTCCTCGAAGGAAAAATAGACGCGACCACGAGCAACGAGGAAAATATCTACGATCTGGAGCGGCGCGGCGGTCTCTCAAAGGTCCGCGTTCTGGCGGACAACGACAGCCTCAAACTGTACATCGGCGCCGGAGTGGACTTCGCCGTCGCGCGCGGTTGGTTGCGGAAAGATCGCGACGGCGTGAAGTCGTTTCTTCGAGCTCTTTGCGAGGCGATTGCTTTGGCAAAAAGTTCGCGCGCCTCGGCCGACCGCATCTACGGCAAGTATCTGGGCGTGAATGATCCGGCGATGCTCGATTTTATCTACCGTACTTACGTTCAGGGCGCGATTCCCCAGCGCCCGTTCCCGAAATCCGAGGTGATCGCTCTCGGCCTGGAGGAATTCGGCGCCAAGCCCGGAGTGAAAGGGAAGAAGGTGGAGGATCTGGTCGATACCGGCCCGCTTAGGGAATTAGAGAAAGAAGGGTTTTTCGACCGGCTCTACGGAAGCAACAAGTAATCATCGGCAGTGGGGAGGAGTTAGGATGGAAAATCACAAGAATCGTTTTCACGATCATGGCCACGCTCAGGAGTACGACCGCAGGGCCGCGCAGTCGGAGATTCGCGGGCAGTTGGTCGCAAAATTAGTGAAGGAGTTGGCCCTGACCGGCCGCGAGCGCGTGCTCGATCTCGCCACCGGCACGGGACGGGTCGCGCGTCCCGTGGCCGAGCGCCTCAAGGGCGGAAAAATCGTCGGCCTGGACGAGGCGCTGGCCATGCTCCGCGTGGCGGAGGAGCAAAGAGAGAAAGAGCCGATTCCCGGATTTCTCCCCGCGGCCGGAAAGGCGGAGGCATTCCCGTTTCGCTCCGGGGTTTTCGATCGCGCCTTCACTGTTTTCGCCCTGCACCATTTCGGCGATGCGCTGTCGACGGTTAGAGAAGCGCTTCGGGTATTGAAGCCCGGCGGCCGCTTCGTCGTGCTCGATCCGGTGCTGTGGATGGACATGGACGCTCTCGACGCGCGCGTCCACGAGCGCATCAACGAGATCCTCAACAGCGGCCACGGCGAGCGTTTTCATTACTACACGACTCCGGAGATCCGCGAGCTGCTTATCGCGGCAGGCTTCCGCGACGTCGGCACCGAGCTCAGCATTTTCGGCTTCGATCAAGAAGGAATGGAGGAAATCCCCACGGGCCGCCACTGGCTCGAGGTCGCCGAACAGCTCCGGAGCGAGCCGGCGGCGTTGAGACGGCGCTTTGCGGAGAGATACTTCCGTTACGAAAAGCGCGGCGACAAGGTCCATGTGCGGGGAAATTTTTACTTTGCGCTGGTGCACGGGCAGAAAGCAAAGGCAAAACCGTCCGTGAGATTCCAGCGTGTCTAAAATTCGTATTCTCCTGCTGCGACCCGGCGGCGAAAGTCCCTCGCCGACGGACCAGTCGTTGGGCGCGTATCTCGCCGCCACGGCGGGGCCGCAGCGTGAAAACATCCGCCTGGAGCAGGAGACATTCCGCCGCGGCGACCTGGACGATTTGGCCGCGGCGGTCAAGCGCTGGGAGGGCAAGATCGACGGCGTCGTCGGCGCGACCAACGTGCCGGAATCTACGGCTCTGGGCAAACTTTCCGAAGAGCTAAAATTTCTTTGCTTCGTCTCGAACAACAATCCTTCCGTACGGCAACATCGCCGAACGGTCTTTCACATCGGCGTGCCGACGCGTCTGACCTCGGCCGCCGTGGCCGAGCAGTTGGTCCGTCGAGTAGGGGCCAAGCGCATTTATCTGCTTTATGACGATACGGAATTTCAAACGCGCGTGGCCGACGACACGGCTTCTTTCTTAAAAGGCGCGGGCGCGGAAGTGCGTTCCACGCCGGCCACGCGGCCGGCTTGGCTCGACGATGTGCGCTCATGGAGGGCTGAGATCATCTACCTCGTGCTTTCGGACGAAGAGCGCGCGGTGCCGCTGGTCCGGAGCATTCGCGGTGTGTTTCCCCGGCTGCCGCTGTTGCTCGGGCGCTCGTTGCTGCGCCGGAGCTTCATCGATGCGGTGGAAAGTGAAAAGACGGACGCCTTGCTTTTCGTCGATATGTTTCAGCGCGGCGCACCGCGGACGGAAGAGGAAGCGCTTTTTACCAAAGCTCTCGCCCAGGCGGGCGTCTCCCTCCCAACCGCCAATCATGGCTTTGGCTGGGACGCGATGACGCTCTGCGCGGGCGCTCTGGCGCTGTCGAGCGGGAATTTACCCAAGGCGATCGAATATCTCGAATCGGGAGCGGAGCTTGTAGCCGCCACTGGACGCTACCGATTCCATCGCGAGGACCACAACGGCCGCGAGACGTTCAACCCGACCGTGCTCAGCAGCTTGCGCTCGGGCGAAGTTGTTGGCGTGGATGCGGAACTCCGGGAAAAACCCTAGAAGCCATGCTTGTCAAATACTCCCATCCGAGCGAGTAATATTTCCCTACTTTTTACCCTTTTTACTATTTCCTTCCCGCCTATCTCTTAAAAAGTCTTCTGATCTAAGTCGTTGCTAGTTGGCATGGCCGTTGCTCCACCGTTCCCTGGGAGGAACGCTCATGCATACATTGAGAACCGGCCAGGGATGGAAACTCCTGATCGCCATGCTGCTCGGGTTGACCATCCTATTTATCTTCCTGGTCGCGGTGGGAGCCTCCCATCCTAGGATAAACGAGGGGAGTCACCGGGGACGATTAATTCGCGTTCAAGCTGAGACTCCCAATAGCGACCCTCAGGACGGAAGCTCGCCGAACTTTCTCAAAGACTTCGTGCTCGTCCCCGGCACCGCCGTCCTGATCGACGACCACCACGTTTTGGCGTTGTATCAGAATCCGCAAAAAGACTTCTATGCCCTTGTCTTGTTCAGGGTCGATTGCAAACAAGCAAGCTGCACTCCGACCGAGCTCCTGGCCTTCTCGATCGTCGACGGCGAGGGCAGAGATGTTCAGTTGGCAAAAAAACTCGCGCCGAAAAATCCGGAGATCGCCGCGTCGATTTGAAGGGATCTCTGCTTGCGAGGGGAGAACCGCGCCGCAGCCGGCATCGCTGAAGGAGGTTGAGATGGAAGGCAGAAAAAACATTGCCGTTGGATCGAGGGTCAAGATCAAACACCAGCATTGGCTCCGCGCGCTCGAAGAGGGCGTCGTCGTGGAATACCGCCCGCGCGCGCTGAATAGCTGGCTGGTGAAATTCGAGCGCGGCTATCCAGGCGGCGGCATCGACGGCGATAAGCTCTACTTTGCCGAAGGCGATTTTTTAGCGGTCGAGCAGCACCGCCCGGCTCGAGCCCACATCCACGAGCCCATGATGACGGCGGACGACTTCATGACCGCGCCGAACGGCCACCCCATCGGGATCTAGCGCCGCGATTTTCCCGTCTCCACCTGAAACCCGCCTGATTGGCGCCGCTTGGCCTTATGCCAAGCGGCGCGCCTGCCCAACAACGTTTCAAGAGCGCCGCTCGCACTTGAGGCGCCTCGGTGCGTCTCTTGCGTTTTCCCGTTCCGTGATACCCCGCGCTTCCGAGTCTAAAAGTTCTCCCGCCATCACCTGATTGACAGCCGATATGCATTCTTAGTAGGTTTCGCCCAGGCATTCGGCTTAAAGGGGGAAGCTATGAATCTCAAACGGGTGATGGTTTTTGCCACCCTTTCTTTCCTTCTTGCTCGTGCCCTCCCGGCGCAGGATCTCGGCCCCGGATTCACCAAGGTCAAAGACGGCATCTACGTCTACGCTCCCGACCAGACCACCACGACCTGCAGCATCGTCGCCACGCAGGAAGGCGTCGTGATGATCGATAGCTGCAACAGTCCTTTGGCCTCCCGCAAAGTCTTCGAGACGGTCAAAAAAGTGACGGATAAGCCCATCCGGTTCCTGATCGATACGGAGGTCCACAACGATCACACGTGGAATCACTACGTATTTTCTCCGCCGGCCGTGATCATCAACCACGAAGGCGCGGGGGAGGCGATGAAAAAGGGCGTCGACCCGAAGCGGGTCGAGAGGCTCGCCGCGGAATCTCCCGAGATGGCCGCGATCGTGCAAAACTACAAATTCATCCCGCCGCACATCGAGTACAAGGACCGGATGACGATCAACCTGGGCGAGCGGACCTTCGAGCTGATCTATTTGAAGAACGTACACAGTGAAGCCGATACGGCGATCTGGCTGCCGAAGGAGCGGGTGCTTTTCGCCGCGTCCGCGGCCAACGTGAGAACCATGATCAACCTCCGCCCGCACGTGACGATCCCGGACATCCTCGCCGGCTACAAGCTGATGAAGTCGCTGAATCCCGAGGTGGTTATTCCCGGTCACGGTCCGCCGAGCACGACAAAGATCTTCGACGAGTATGAAGCGTTTTACACGCTGGTGCTCAAGCGGGTGAGCGAGATGGCGGCGCAGGGCAAATCCCTCGCCGAGATCAAAAAGGAGCTCAAGATGCCGGAGTACGCCGGCTGGTCGGGCCAGGACCGTCTCGGCGCTAACATCGATGTGGCGTACAAGTCGGTGAAGAAGTAAGCCCTCATCGCCGGAGGAGACCGCCATGAGAATCAAGCCGTCGTCATCGTTTCTATGCGCCGCGGTTTTTCTGCTTTCCGCCGCCAATCTCCCGGCGCAGGACCTCGGGCCTCATTTCAAGAAAATCAAAGAGGGCATCTTCGTTCGCGCGGAAAAACCGCTCGATTCCAACGCCGCCATCATTCTCACCGAGGAAGGGGTCGTGCTGATCGACAGCGGCCACAACCCGCCCGACTCCCACGCGCTGCTCAAAGCCGTCAAGCAGCTCACGGCGCAGCCGGTTCGCTTTTTGATCAATACCGAGCCGCACGGCGACCATACGACCGGCCATTTCGTTTTTTCGCCGCCGGCCATGATTATCGCGGCGGCCGGCGCGACCGATTCGATGAAGAAGGCCTACAACCCCGAGCGCAACCAGAGGCTCGTGACCGAGTATCCCGCGATGAAGGAAGCCTTCCAGGGTTTTCGGATGATTACGCCGCACATCGAGTATAAAAATAAGATGGCCCTTAACCTGGGCGGGCGCACGCTCGAACTCTATTATCTCAAAAACGTTCACAGCGAAGCGGACACGGCGATCTGGCTGCCGAAAGAGCGCGTGCTGTTCGCCGCGGCTTCGGTCGGCGTCAAGCGGTTCGGCAATCATCGCCCGTTTGTGAGCCTCCCCGACACGCTTGCTGCCATCAAAATGATGAAAGCCTTGAATCCTGAAGTCGTGGTGCCGGGACACGGGCCGCCGGGAACCGCGCAAATCCTGGACGATTACGAGCGCTACTATAATCTCCTCATCGAGCGCGTCGGCAAGATGGCGCGCGAAGGCAAGTCGCTCGACGAAATCAAAAAAGAGCTCAAGATGCCGGAGGTCGACGACTGGCAAGGAAAAGACCGTTTTCCGAACAACGTCGAGGCGGCGTATCGCGCAGTGAAGGGGAATTAGGTTGAAAACAGTTTGGTTGGCCGCTGCCGTGGTCGCCGCAATAATCTTTGCGGCACAGGCGCACGCCATAACGGGTGAAAAACCCGAATTCAAAAAACTCGCCGACGATGTCTACGCCTACGTCGGCAAGCTGAACGACGCCAACGCGATGGTCGTCGTCACGTCACAGGGCGTCGTGGTCGTCGACACCGGCAACAACCAGCCGGAGACGCGCAACCTCCAGAAGCACATCCAGAGCGTCACGAAACAGCCCGTCCGCTACGTTATCATCACGCAAAACCACGGCGACCACATCGGCGGCACGCCACTCTTCTCGCCGCCGGCGACGGTCATCCTGCATGAAAGAATCGCCAAGGATTGGTCCTCGTGGAAACCGTATCAGGTCAACACGTGGCGCAAGCGCTTTCCCGAGCGGACCGAGGCGCTGAAAGGCTTCCATCCCATGGACGCGGCCGCGA encodes:
- a CDS encoding MBL fold metallo-hydrolase, yielding MRIKPSSSFLCAAVFLLSAANLPAQDLGPHFKKIKEGIFVRAEKPLDSNAAIILTEEGVVLIDSGHNPPDSHALLKAVKQLTAQPVRFLINTEPHGDHTTGHFVFSPPAMIIAAAGATDSMKKAYNPERNQRLVTEYPAMKEAFQGFRMITPHIEYKNKMALNLGGRTLELYYLKNVHSEADTAIWLPKERVLFAAASVGVKRFGNHRPFVSLPDTLAAIKMMKALNPEVVVPGHGPPGTAQILDDYERYYNLLIERVGKMAREGKSLDEIKKELKMPEVDDWQGKDRFPNNVEAAYRAVKGN
- a CDS encoding methyltransferase domain-containing protein; the protein is MENHKNRFHDHGHAQEYDRRAAQSEIRGQLVAKLVKELALTGRERVLDLATGTGRVARPVAERLKGGKIVGLDEALAMLRVAEEQREKEPIPGFLPAAGKAEAFPFRSGVFDRAFTVFALHHFGDALSTVREALRVLKPGGRFVVLDPVLWMDMDALDARVHERINEILNSGHGERFHYYTTPEIRELLIAAGFRDVGTELSIFGFDQEGMEEIPTGRHWLEVAEQLRSEPAALRRRFAERYFRYEKRGDKVHVRGNFYFALVHGQKAKAKPSVRFQRV
- a CDS encoding ABC transporter substrate-binding protein — translated: MSKIRILLLRPGGESPSPTDQSLGAYLAATAGPQRENIRLEQETFRRGDLDDLAAAVKRWEGKIDGVVGATNVPESTALGKLSEELKFLCFVSNNNPSVRQHRRTVFHIGVPTRLTSAAVAEQLVRRVGAKRIYLLYDDTEFQTRVADDTASFLKGAGAEVRSTPATRPAWLDDVRSWRAEIIYLVLSDEERAVPLVRSIRGVFPRLPLLLGRSLLRRSFIDAVESEKTDALLFVDMFQRGAPRTEEEALFTKALAQAGVSLPTANHGFGWDAMTLCAGALALSSGNLPKAIEYLESGAELVAATGRYRFHREDHNGRETFNPTVLSSLRSGEVVGVDAELREKP
- a CDS encoding MBL fold metallo-hydrolase; amino-acid sequence: MNLKRVMVFATLSFLLARALPAQDLGPGFTKVKDGIYVYAPDQTTTTCSIVATQEGVVMIDSCNSPLASRKVFETVKKVTDKPIRFLIDTEVHNDHTWNHYVFSPPAVIINHEGAGEAMKKGVDPKRVERLAAESPEMAAIVQNYKFIPPHIEYKDRMTINLGERTFELIYLKNVHSEADTAIWLPKERVLFAASAANVRTMINLRPHVTIPDILAGYKLMKSLNPEVVIPGHGPPSTTKIFDEYEAFYTLVLKRVSEMAAQGKSLAEIKKELKMPEYAGWSGQDRLGANIDVAYKSVKK
- a CDS encoding ABC transporter substrate-binding protein; this encodes MTLISYPARPPKVPLWLALEEGLFAKHGLSVALKELQSNDELLRALGRREGDAYAATATHIVSGIGDGADLVFVANTGYSVLKLLSRPDISRVEDLKGKKVGTGEAGSNQDRITRQTLLRLGLDPERDVTLVSFGSRSVTRLNALLEGKIDATTSNEENIYDLERRGGLSKVRVLADNDSLKLYIGAGVDFAVARGWLRKDRDGVKSFLRALCEAIALAKSSRASADRIYGKYLGVNDPAMLDFIYRTYVQGAIPQRPFPKSEVIALGLEEFGAKPGVKGKKVEDLVDTGPLRELEKEGFFDRLYGSNK